The region TTCAAAAGCGACCATCGACCGTTCACCAATTGTTGGTCGCTTTATTGTTAGAAATGTTGTCGAAACCCTAGTGACATGTGATAGCAGATCATTAACTGATTTTTGAGCTTCGTTgcatcaaaataaaatgttgattggtgtaattgcacatttaaaaagtttagggggTCTAATTGATTTGTTAGGTAAAGCTTGAGGACCTATTTAATCCATTTtctctattaaaaataaacttatttaCAACTGTACAAACTCATACATATATTTTGTTACACGTTAATTGTGAAACAAATAGTAGCATTGACTCATTGAGTAACTCGGGCTATAGAGCCAACCCACTTAATTTCAAGCTAGTCCGTCTGAACCACCAAACTTATCGATTTCGGGCTaaacttgataattttttaCCAACCTAAATTTTATTGGTCATAACcctaaaattatttgattttatcgGGCTAGCTCATCGGTTTTGAACTAAAATTGACATATCTAGTTGTGAACACTAGTACAAGCATTTGAAGATTTATAAATCAATTAAAACACATTCACGATTTATCTCATCCACCTATCTTAATATTGTaaggtaaattataatttagcaATAAATATGAAGTTGAACTAGTATAATGTAAATACAGGTATAATCTTCCCCCTAAATACAGGTATAatcaataataatgaaaatcagaataaaaaattgatattgtcTGTAAACGTTACTGTAGATATCATTTGCTATGGTTAGCATTTGCCACGATATAAATGCTGTGTGTTCACCACTTTTGCTTTTcctttactctctctctctctatctttctctctctcaggTTTCCTCCATTGCAAACCAAGCTTTCTATCCAGCTTTGCTTTGAGAGGTCCCTTTGCACCCCACATTTCACACCACCATACCAAACTGTGTTAACCCACCCTACCATTTTTGGCATCTGTTTCTCTCTCTACAGTTGTCCGTGAGAAAGATTAGATTTTTTGTCTGGCCGTGTTtgaggaattgtattgttttcaTCAATTCTTTTTTGGACCACATTAGCCCATTTCCATTTTTCCCCCCTTTCTTCTGCTTCTGAACTACTCATCTGCAGAGAAAAAACTGTGGCTTTGGCTTTGGCTTTTGTGGGTTCTTTGAGtgttgtgtttgtgtttgtgtttcaTCTCTGCATTGGCTTATCCATCTATGCTTGTTGGGTCTCTGGTGGAAAAAGAGGCTTTTTCTTTACTCCTTTGGCTTCTCTCAAAGAGGAAGATCAGAGGGGTTAGGTTTctccctttctttttcttttctggaGGTAattccccttctttttctcctttGAATCACTTTATATCAGATCCAATTATCTGTCTTTATGTTTCATTTGCTTTGGTGTTAAGTCATgcctttgtttctttctttctttcttctttcaatTGTATTCCCATTTCCAGGATAAAGATTTCTGGGTAATTGGAGTTCAGCCCTCTTTAATTTTGTCAATGCTAGTAAGAATTTGGAATATTTGATGTTTTTTCATTTACTTGAGTTTatggattaattaattttttggggCAGTAGAAGGTTGTTGTACTGTGTATGAATGTTTATTCAAGAATGACTGTAATGTCTGTGACTCTGTGTACTTCCATCCCTAGTGGTGATATCAAAGTTTATTCCTTTTTAGTTGCATTATTGGGGGAAAAAAATCACCTTTTATACTTCTGGGTACTGTGTGTTGTTGAGGATGTTGACTTTAGACATGGTAAATTTTAGCTTCTTTTTCACAAAATTGCTTCAGATGAATTCAGAACTTCATTTATTGGTTAGGTcaagtacatatatatgtttgcaatatacataattttatacTTGTGTGTTGTGATTTCAGTTTTTGCCATAAAGTTTGTGCCTTTATAGTTGTTACAGTGGAAACTGGAAAACTTTTCCTCATAGTCTCTAGGTTTTGGATGTTGAATTAGATGTGCTGATTTGTGGCTTCTTTAAGCATTCCAAACCGCTATATAATCGATAAAATTGGGGAGATATGTTTGCAGCTTCCTTACACGTTTAATTCCATCGTGTTTCTGGGATTCAGGATAGCAATGGAGTAAATCGGAGTTCGAAAAGTAGAGGACATAGACAGATTTTGCCTTTGCATATCGTTTTTTGCTGAAAATGTCATCGGGGGATTTAAATGCTGAATTGTCGAAGAGGACATCATTTTTTGGTCTAAAACTATGGGTTATCATTGGTATTTGTGTTGGTGTGTTCATCGTTGGGATTCTATGTCTTTTGTCAGTATGGGTAACGTTTCAGAGAAAATCTAGACGAAAACTTGACAAGTACTCACATTATCAAATACCTAACGTCTCGAAGGATATCAAGATTGATAGAGTTGCTGTAAATGATCAGCCTGAAAGTTTGTTTCTAACTATCCATGATAAATCGAGCGAGAAGAATTCTGAGAAACTGATAGCTCATTTAGATAGGAGTAAATCGAGTGACGGGGATAACATCAGTCAATGCAGCTCCATTTACCATCACGAAAGGGGATTTAGTTCACAATCGGGGGAGGAAGGTAGCTCGGGAACCGTTCGAAAGCAGTCTTCTTCTTATGGACTTCCCATGGCATCTCCTTTGATTGGCTTGCCCGAGGTTTCACATCTCGGGTGGGGCCACTGGTTCACGCTTAGAGATCTTGAGCTTGCAACGAACCGTTTTTCTGCAGAGAATGTGATTGGAGAAGGAGGCTATGGAGTTGTTTATAAAGGTAGATTGATTAACGGGACAGAAGTAGCAGTAAAGAAGCTCCTAAATAATCTGTGAGTATTgactttataatttattttttccccGTTTTCTTTCATTTATCGTTAAATGACCGATTTCCCTTCAGTGGGCAAGCAGAGAAAGAATTCAGGGTTGAAGTGGAGGCCATTGGCCATGTTCGACACAAGAATCTTGTGCGCCTTCTTGGTTATTGCATAGAAGGTGTTCATAGGTGAGCATCTTCTTGGTTAAAACCGTTATTCCGAATTGCATATCTGTTTCCCGAAGTTATTCGTTATATATTCTCTTGAAGGATGCTGGTGTACGAGTATGTTAACAACGGGAATTTGGAGCAGTGGCTTCATGGAGGCATGAGACAACATGGTACCCTTACTTGGGAAGCTCGTATGAAGATTCTTCTCGGTACTGCTAAGGCGTAAGTTCAACTATCCATCGCATCTGATTCAATTTGTACCTTATGTCTCCCCTTTTCGGGCTCTAACTTTGTACTGATTGCGTActtcttaatttgttttattgcAATTACAAACGTATAATCgagaataaaatatatttcttgCAGGCTTTCATACCTACACGAGGCTATAGAGCCTAAAGTTGTGCACAGAGACATAAAATCCAGCAATATTCTTATTGATAGTGACTTTAACTCCAAGGTTTCGGATTTTGGACTGGCAAAGCTCTTGGACTCTGGAGAAAGTCACATAACAACGAGAGTAATGGGAACATTTGGGTATGATTTTTTTGCTATGTTCTGTCTATTATGTATTCGCTTTCAAAGGCATTCACTGATTTTAATGGTTGAACAGAGTCAAAATTCTCGTTTTCTTGTATGTTTTTCAGCTATGTGGCTCCGGAATATGCAAATACTGGGTTGTTGAACGAAAAGAGCGACATTTACAGTTTTGGTGTGTTACTACTCGAAGCAATTACTGGAAGAGACCCGGTGGACTATGGTCGGCCCGCTAATGAGGTAGTCTAACCTTAACGCCTTCCCCCACCCAATCCCCCCCGAATCCCGATAACCTTTTGGTGTTTGTGTGTGTCAATGCTCGGTTTAGTAACTGATGTGTCCCCTTGACAGGTCAATCTTGTCGAGTGGCTCAAAATGATGGTTGGGTACCGCAGAGCCGAGGAAGTCGTGGACCCTAACCTCGAAGCTAAACCTAGTACCCGCTCTCTGAAACGTGCACTTCTGGTGGCTCTTAGATGCGTGGATCCCGACTCTGAAAAGCGGCCTAAAATGAGTCAGGTCGTTCGGATGCTGGAAGCAGATGAATTCCCTTATCGCGAGGTGCATTCCCGTTTCTTTCCTCAAAATCTCGAGTTTTCAGTTGCCTAGTTCTTACAACATGCCCTTATCTCTTCTTTTTTACTGCATTTTGGTATCATTCCTAACGAGAGTATCCACCGTCTAACTATAGGGTAGAGACTTATCACaataacacaaaaaaataaaaaataaaaaaagtattcaCACTACGTTTTACTGATGGATTATTATCATGGTCTGATGACTATATATGGCAAATGAGTTATATAGTCGTAGAAAGTTGTAAAAGCGGGAGGTTGCAGTGTGCCAGAGCTTAagcttttatattatatatgcattgGTTCAGGACCGTAGGAACAGAAAAAGTCGAACAGCGAGCATGGAAATTGACTCGATAAAGGACGGTTGCTGTTCAACGGATGTGGAAAGCAGAGCGGGACAGTCAGACAGCGTCCATGGATAGGAACAGACAGACTCACAGACACATGACCCCGGTGAATAATTGTGGGCTCTTTTCAAACGTTTGTTTGAAGATAAGAGATTCCTGTGCGTGACAGATAACCACATGGATGATAGTGTTGCTTTAAATCTTGAGTCGTTGGCTGTTCTTTCAATGTAGATTTAGTACAACCATTAGGCAGCGAGCTGCCAGAATCGAAGGGGAGCGTTATGTAGTAGAGATCAAGATTGAGATCATTACTGTACAGTTTTTAAGTTATTGTGTTTTGTTGCCCTTCAATACATGACACCTTGAGATCATTCTGTCTCTTTTAAGGTTTTTTGTTGAGTTTATGTTCTTGTTCTTGAATGTCATGTCTTCCCCTCAGTCATTCATTCATTAGGGTTTTATGGATCAATCATATCACCCTTAATCGTTTTTACGATCAAACGTTCACTACTATATACCTTATGGTAGATATGCAACTACATTACCTTTTACTTGAGTAATAGATACTCATATAGCAATCGGTATATAGATATGCAACTACATTACCTTTTACTTGAGTAACAGATACTCATATAGCAATCAGTACTATATATACCGATGACATGATGCTAGAATTGACTCTCCTGACTTCAGGCTGGTCTATTGACATTCTTTTTACCATTATGTGAAAAGTTATAGTTGATAGTAATAGTTGCGTAACAATCAGTACTACATATACTAATGACATGATACTGGAATTGACCATCTTGACTTTCTATACTGATGACATAATACTGGAATTGACCCTTCCGACTTCGGCCCAACAATGATTCATTGATTTCATTGCCTTCTCTCTTTACCAATGACAATGGACCAACCTGAATCCACAAGGGATGATGGTAAGCTCAGACAGTCCTAATAATTGAGGACAAGGGAGGAGAGAGACCATAAAGAAGATTCCTTGTGGGACCCAAATGATTGGGATGTGTCTAAaccaatttttaaggaaaaaaaaagaaaattgtgtGCAAGTATCATTGAATCCAATCAACATTATTAGCTGCTGGTTGTGTTTGTTGTCCTAAATGAAAATTTAGCCTCATTCGAAAGGAAAATCGTACATGCCCACAAATGATAATGACTTCAGTTTTGCCCAGTTTGAAATTTTAGACTCATATGACATTACACTACAAACTCTTTAGTGAGATTATTGTTTTATTTCAAATTCTTGAAACGAAATTTTTTCTGGCACATTAATTCTTGTCGTGATCAAGTTATATTGATGAGTGTGTACTGGATAAATatgatatacaaaaataaattgtattaaattGATTTTGCGACAAATTTGACtgaaaaaatgttaattttcaTGTTATTTAGGCTATGTAACATAACATAACCAAACGCAGCTTTAAACGACAAAGCCGTTGGATGGCAACTTTGGCTTTGACTCCTCTCGTAATTGTCCGgtgcctatcagtcaatttttgAGAAGGTTGCAATAAATGAATCTCAGGACCACCTTTGATGAATTATTGGATGGGAGAGTAGGGTAGGCCTTGGGCAGATGTCACATATGCAGCAAGTACAAGATaacaatttttcaattaatgttAGCTGTATTTTTGTACTTTTCTTTAGTCCCTACTTCTCGAAATGAGTGATCAAGTGGGTAAAACGtgagtataatttttatatcaaaaaaattatgaactCGATTCTTGTTAGTGATATTTTAGTTGAGTTTAAGCTTATTGCACGTGATCTTCCTAGTGTGCTTGTGTATAATTATATACGAGCAAAGTTTACTTAATGCACATCTTTAAGTAGTGACTACGCGTTCAACTAAACactataaaatgaaaaaatatattttttttaaaaaagagttatttttctaaaaatatttttgggtTTACAAATGGACCTTATAACAATTTtctttgccaaggaccttgtggtccagtgcgggaggtggtgggttcaagcctcagtggagtcaatattgactcttgtgcttcaataagttgagaaagtagttatgaatagatactgcattgtaatagagtcagtagtattcaaaaaaaaaaaacaattttcttttttgttttgtttttaaatttgattacaTAATTTACAATTGAGGCCCATAAGGAGATCCATGTCTAAGATAGTGCTTGTCTTTTGGGCCTATTGGGACTTATATTTATTACCATAACAAGTGACCCATTAGGCCCATATAGAGACTTGGGGAATGTTTGGCACGATTTACAATTACTGAACCATATAAGCCTCTTCTAAACATGCTATGATACTAATTTCGCATATTGGCTGCTATAAGATCAAGTATGCATCATTTCAGCATTTACTACTAGTCTACTACTCTAAAAGACATAACGACACAAATCAAGCATTTACTACTCGACTGGGATTTGAACATGTGACGTTCCGTTTAGGAGAGCCACAGTTATATTACTTGACCATAAGATGTTTGAATACTAGTgattatgttacaatgtagtatctgttcatacgtATTTACATTTACATAACAACTAATGTTAGGCAGTTACGTTTTAATGATATGATGCTGGATTTGACCCTCCAAGCCTTCGTCAAACAACTATTGCAAAGTAAGTTATTAACCATATTTTGAATTGGTCAACTGGTTAATTTATGATACATGCATGATGaatctttctttaatttgtttcattgTATGTATGGAGACACACTAATGTATACATGCATTTTGGTAACTTAAAATGATGAAGAAAAGTTGAATCATTACTCCCACAGTTCCACTTGAGAATCACATGTTGGCATGGAGGCACATGGTGATAACTGATAAATGTGAGAATACCCAACTTGCTATTTCATTCATTTAATGCAAACCCAACCTACACAAAATGCCAACTAAGGTACAAAAGGCATGCCTTCCCCCTCAAGCCCTAATATCCCGACTCCATAGAATAATGGAGAGGTAAACCATAATGACTCATCGTCTTCTTATATATAGGAAGATTAATACCTGGTGCTCACAATGCAACGAGCTTACCACATTGGGTCACATTGGGTACGGTGTTGCTTTCACTGTATTAAGATTGTCAGGACTCGATACATAATGTCAACTAATAACAAAATTAGATGTGCATTAGTTGGATTAATGAGTTTAAACTCTAAACTTAAATCTTCTTCCCCTTTCTTTTCCGAGACACATGTGCATGAGATAAATCACAGAATATGCTTCAAATCGACATTCTAACAGACCTTACTTGTACACTCGTATTTACAACAAGTTAAaatctatacttctattttcaaattttgggTAAGATTCAAATTCCTAGCCCTCATTAGTTGGATTAATGCATCGAATTAGAGGATTCAAATTAAGCCATCCTCTATTCCTTGGACAAAACAAAAAAGCAGCAGACAAAATCCCCAAAAGTAACATGGGACTTGGTTATACTTTCTTAGGTCATTTCATGAAGCCACGCCTAAGTGATTGCTTCTGTCCTTTTCATCCTTTTTTCCCCCTCTCCTCTCCATCTTAATCACGTTTCTCAGTACAGCGTGTTACACTTCACATCCATCACTTTCCTCCAAGAACTTCAGCTGCGATATGATACTATCCCATTCATTTAAATTCATTAGAAGATAGATAGACCAATAAAATCGACTCGATTAAGTTAATCGTTGTATTATACTTAATGCTATTCGAATTAGGTGTTAAATAACATATTACCCTAGTCAAATTAGTCATCGTTAGAGACACTATGTGCAATTAAAATAGCTATTAGCAAGAAGACACAAAGATTTATTATGCCAAGTTTGTCATACAGTTGACTTGAtaactacaaaattttaaatttaacttcGAATAAAATTATCGATTAGCTACTGATTTAAAACGGTTATCAATAAGCAACCTACTCACATTTAGATAGCGATTTTAAGGATTCCATGCCTCTACCCAAAAGTATTAAAACATCCTTAATTAGTGGGTTGGTTACATGTCTCTACCCAAAAGtatgaaaacaaattaaacaatgaaTGGGGaatttatttgtgtattttcacattataaaatattaaaaaataaacataatttcCATCTTCtcatgataaaatatttatataaaaaaacataatttccaTCTTCGCATGATGGAGCCGTCATAAAATAGTAGAAAGTTTTGCATAAAACCTTTTTTCCATGTTTGTAGGCAATAATAATGCAATGGATAGATGCGCCAAAAAGTAACAAAGATTTTTGGGTCCTGCGTCCTACAACTTGTGGGGGTAccacaaaaaattataagttaAAAAAGCACATCATTTTTACGTAAatatcgattttttttttttacaatgttatagagaaaaatgtcacttttaaaaataaaaaataaataataaaatatatttataactccatatgtaataatgtaattagATATGAAATCTATACACTGTaaaatatgaagtaaatacaATTGAATGTAGAATTTTCATTAATAATATCGATAAGTTCAAGTATAATTCTCTAAATACAAAGTGAGTTTTGGATTATCTATCAAGTCAAAAAGTgtattaaaaagtaaaaaaacatTGACAAGCTAGTGGTCGCCTCtattcaatcgttataccctgcaccacggtgcacatagcaatgtgcacaacgtacgtaaaacgacgtcgtttcagtattagtagacgcggacgcgaatgactcacgaaattcattatctataatacacataatcattatctataatacacagaacgtttgcctagaatacacagaatgtttgcccagaatacacagaatattgacacaaaatacacagatgttagtggatgcgaatgactccagggaattcattatctataatacacataatcattatatagaatacacagaaggtttgtctagaatacacagaatgtttacCCATAATACGCAGAATAttgatgcccataatacacagaactcatcctcctaacattcgaatgcacaaacaaatcacaacttgtgttaataacatgaatacacataatatttacacaaaatacacagaactcatcctcctaaacattcgaatgcacaaacacatcagaacatgtgttactaacatgaaatcacaacatgtgttactaacatggatacacataacggtttcctataatacacagaacggttgcctataatacacagaatgattgcctggaatacacagaatattaacataaatacagagaccggccgaaacgggaaacgtgatttccaaaaaaacggacgattagtttacaatgctcaaaacgacgtcgtttagatacgtggtgcacattgcaatgtgcaccgtggtgcacagtataatttgccgccTCTATTCATATTAGCTGGCAGGAAGCATAACTTTGGAATCTTTCGAACAGgactaatataatattaattgcAACATGTAGCTGGTGGCTCAGGTTGATCATGACCCATGCTGGATGCTGATGTGATGTCTGAAGTAATGGCGGAGGAATTGATCCATCTCTCCTGTGGAACTATGTCTTGATGGCCAGTTTCCTAACCTTTGAAGACAGAAAAATTCACAAATCTAATCAGAACTTAGATTATTGTACTGATTGTCTTATTGTATAACTCTATTAGTATAAGTTGTATATACAATTAAATATGaacaactttttaattttaaactatATATGGTATTATTGTAACATTATTTTTCGATTTGTGTGAAATGTGAATCCACTACAACTTTATTCATATTTGAGCAGGCAAAAAACGACAGCTCTTGGAGATATATCCGTTCATGGAAATCTCACGCGAGCTTCATTTGATATGAACGAACTGACCCTAGATACATTGTTGTTTATgtcttttttgttgttttcctATGTACACATCGAAACTAGCTAGCCATGGATACATAAATGGATGTGTTCAATAGTACGTTAACATGCATGTTTTTTCATATCATCACTAGTTGCTGGTGGGGAAGCGCAGCACAGGATGAAGCAATGATATGGATTGGACTaaaagatgaaaatgaaaaaaataataataaaattctattgAAAACTTGTTCGACGTGTAGCTCACTCATTTCTCAATAAGGGGTGGTCTCCCTCTTCCCTTTTTTacattttcaatttaaaattttaaaaatgtacataACTACATTATTAGTGTCATATGCGTGACTCTTTTTTAAAGTATAACAGAGACAAACAGAACCAAACTACATAAAACAAGAGAAAGACACACCAACAATATCTTAAAATGAAACGGTTgtggagatgatgatgatgatgatgatgatgatgatgataataataataataataatttttttttctttattgatCACAAGTTTCTTCGATCGAAGTGTTAAAACCATACAATAGTGAgactaattatatttaattatttatgttggataaggatattttttatttaattaagttgaAAGAAATGCAGATTATCTCATCTAAGGCTCTGTTggacagagcttatttaggagcttatagcttattttaagctattaataagctataagttctgtttggtaatgttctcaaaataagctagtagcttaaaataagagcttattttgaaacgctacttggggtagcttttcaaaataagctagtagctttttaacttttttccatcattattcttattattttaaataaatgacatcctttacccctctcaattaaaacccctttgatattttcttttcattatgtttggttgtaatttaagtttgatatttatgtttgaacattaatttttgtatgaactaatcttatgaattataaatatttttttttactttatatattttcaaatatatgttcttactttatattttatttaaatatattgattttattattttatattttaatatataaactaacctatttaaatttaaaattatttaaattgtatgaagatgtcttttttagtcttttttacatttatcagcttatcaaaaagttaattttaccaaacacttttaagcataccAGCTCCTCAggtttcagcttcgagcttatagcttttcagttttcagctacttttaagctttcagctaccttttcagctaggtttgccaaacatagcctaaataTTACTAACAAAACgcataatacactaaacatacAATACTATTACGTATCATACCAAAATTGATGTATTATTGTTGAATATTTTGTCGTTACATTAGTAGGTTACGTATCATACTATAGAAATTAGAAGTTTGACCAAATTATTACTTGGTACGTATGATTGTAAAGGAAATACGCCACAAAATTCGGGAAGTAATGATAGTGCCATGACGTCGGAGTCAATCATGAGCCTATATTCttaggatttttattttttttttgggatttttattttgtttagtgctaacattaatttttatctaGTTGAAAACATATACCATTCAAACAAGTAAAAGAAT is a window of Ipomoea triloba cultivar NCNSP0323 chromosome 11, ASM357664v1 DNA encoding:
- the LOC115996835 gene encoding probable receptor-like protein kinase At2g42960, with the protein product MSSGDLNAELSKRTSFFGLKLWVIIGICVGVFIVGILCLLSVWVTFQRKSRRKLDKYSHYQIPNVSKDIKIDRVAVNDQPESLFLTIHDKSSEKNSEKLIAHLDRSKSSDGDNISQCSSIYHHERGFSSQSGEEGSSGTVRKQSSSYGLPMASPLIGLPEVSHLGWGHWFTLRDLELATNRFSAENVIGEGGYGVVYKGRLINGTEVAVKKLLNNLGQAEKEFRVEVEAIGHVRHKNLVRLLGYCIEGVHRMLVYEYVNNGNLEQWLHGGMRQHGTLTWEARMKILLGTAKALSYLHEAIEPKVVHRDIKSSNILIDSDFNSKVSDFGLAKLLDSGESHITTRVMGTFGYVAPEYANTGLLNEKSDIYSFGVLLLEAITGRDPVDYGRPANEVNLVEWLKMMVGYRRAEEVVDPNLEAKPSTRSLKRALLVALRCVDPDSEKRPKMSQVVRMLEADEFPYREDRRNRKSRTASMEIDSIKDGCCSTDVESRAGQSDSVHG